A single genomic interval of Maniola jurtina chromosome 23, ilManJurt1.1, whole genome shotgun sequence harbors:
- the LOC123877235 gene encoding two pore potassium channel protein sup-9-like translates to MKKQNVRTLSLIVCTFTYLLVGAAVFDALESTTERNRFEVLQAIEGMIIEKYNITEEDFRVMETVVLKSEPHKAGQQWKFTGAFYYATTVLTTIGYGHSTPATIGGKLFTMFYAIVGIPLGLIMFQSIGERVNRLSSVIIKSIKRALNCKQTSASEVDLICVVTTLSSLTIAGGAAAFSKFEGWSYFDSVYYCFITLTTIGFGDMVALQKDNALNRKPSYVMFALIFILFGLAIVAACLNLLVLRFVTMNTEDEKRDQQQAEQAQQVAVRLEGDVITADGAVLRGVARGTRLPAPSRLIRAGDSSAIPLYSDDEYSPSVCSCSCNCFGPNKSIPYRDPLSPVQPTNIKQIRAKNYRELGSIPRYIEKSSSKNHSQSLRLNSASGYLYMNAKTNDFQIDPDDFREIVAKRREQLRKGMMSYEISNDQYLNPYKNSFNRELSPHSSSLYSMNIRSENRSNDPLVDDYDSEKSSYAKKKLMKNIARNTNNKRVENYFYDDAVLHFDDEYAFDGSIIFAKRRKSIDKNWDDFTCDLPKNSMYADQVSNDGSYGYYLPDDEEQEQYFVNDTLTINMPPHRASI, encoded by the exons ATGAAGAAGCAAAATGTACGCACTCTATCTTTAATTGTGTGCACATTCACTTATCTACTGGTCGGTGCAGCTGTCTTTGATGCTCTTGAGTCTACCACTGAAAGGAACAGATTTGAAGTTTTACAAG CGATCGAAGGCATGATAATAGAGAAATACAATATAACGGAGGAGGATTTCCGCGTGATGGAGACAGTGGTGCTCAAGTCTGAGCCGCACAAAGCAGGGCAGCAGTGGAAGTTCACCGGAGCCTTCTACTATGCCACTACTGTACTGACCACTATTG gataTGGTCACTCAACGCCGGCGACGATTGGTGGAAAACTATTCACGATGTTTTACGCGATTGTTGGGATTCCCCTAGGTTTGATCATGTTCCAGAGTATTGGTGAAAGGGTTAATCGACTTAGCAG cgtaataataaaatcaataaaacgcGCACTAAACTGCAAGCAAACCAGTGCATCAGAGGTAGATCTCATATGCGTGGTCACCACACTATCGTCTCTGACTATAGCAGGCGGCGCCGCGGCATTCTCTAAGTTTGAGGGATGGAGCTACTTCGACAGTGTTTACTATTGCTTCATCACTTTGACTACTATTG GTTTCGGCGACATGGTAGCTCTGCAAAAAGACAACGCACTCAACAGAAAGCCGTCATACGTGATGTTCGCACTAATCTTCATACTATTCGGGTTGGCCATAGTAGCGGCGTGCCTCAATCTTTTAGTGCTTCGCTTCGTCACAATGAACACAGAAGACGAGAAGCGTGACCAGCAGCAGGCTGAGCAG gcCCAGCAAGTAGCGGTGCGGTTAGAGGGAGACGTCATAACGGCTGACGGGGCGGTTCTGCGCGGCGTCGCCAGGGGAACTCGACTGCCTGCACCTTCGAGACTTATTAGAGCTG gTGACTCGTCAGCCATTCCATTGTACTCGGACGACGAATATTCGCCCAGCGTTTGCAGTTGTTCGTGTAACTGTTTTGGACCTAATAA GTCAATACCATACCGCGACCCGCTATCGCCCGTACAACCGACAAACATAAAACAGATAAGAGCCAAAAACTACCGAGAACTAGGCAGCATACCGCGTTACATAGAGAAATCCTCATCCAAAAACCATTCTCAGTCTCTCAGACTAAACTCCGCATCAGGTTATCTATACATGAACGCGAAAACAAACGATTTTCAAATAGACCCGGACGATTTCCGCGAAATAGTCGCGAAACGACGCGAACAGCTACGTAAAGGAATGATGTCTTACGAAATTTCCAACGATCAGTACTTAAATCCTTACAAAAACAGTTTCAATCGCGAACTAAGCCCACACAGCTCTTCGTTATACTCAATGAATATTAGAAGCGAAAATCGATCCAACGATCCGCTAGTAGACGATTACGATTCCGAGAAATCGAGTTACGCGAAAAAAAAGCTAATGAAAAACATTGCAAGGAATACCAATAACAAACGGGTAGAGAATTACTTTTACGACGACGCGGTGTTACATTTCGATGACGAGTACGCGTTCGATGGATCGATTATATTCGCGAAACGGAGAAAATCGATTGATAAAAATTGGGACGATTTTACCTGCGATCTGCCCAAGAACTCGATGTACGCTGACCAAGTATCGAATGATGGTAGCTATGGGTACTATTTGCCTGACGATGAAGAGCAGGAGCAGTATTTCGTGAATGATACACTGACGATTAATATGCCGCCACACCGTGCTAGTATTTAG